The Streptosporangiales bacterium genome has a window encoding:
- a CDS encoding electron transfer flavoprotein subunit beta: MNIVVCVKQVPDTYSERKLDPVDKTLDRASADGVINELDEYAIEEA; the protein is encoded by the coding sequence ATGAATATCGTCGTTTGCGTCAAGCAGGTGCCCGACACGTATTCGGAGCGCAAGCTCGATCCTGTTGACAAGACCCTCGACCGTGCGTCGGCCGATGGTGTCATCAATGAGCTCGATGAGTACGCGATCGAGGAGGCGT